The genomic segment GACTCCGGAAACGCCGTGCTGGCCGCCCTTTCCCTCCCCGTGCACCCGGTGGACGCCTACCGCTACTTCGTGGGCCTGGGCATAGAGGAGCTGGTGCGCCGCATGTTGCCCGAGGACCGCCGCGACCCGGACTTCGTGCGCGAGGCCACGGCCATGACCGGGGTGGAGTACAAGCGCCGCTGGAAGGACAAGACCAGGCCCTACCACGGCGTGGACCGGATGCTCGCCGGGCTTGGGGAGCTGGGGCTCCCGGCCTGCGTGCTGTCCAACAAGCCGCAGTATTACACCGACATCACGGTGAACGAATTCTTCCCGAGCGCCCCGTTCGTGCACGTGCGCGGGGCCAGGCCCGAAGTGCCCAACAAGCCGCACCCGGCCGGCGCGCTGGCGCTGGCGGCCGATCTCGGACTCACGCCAGGCGAGGTGGTCTTTGTGGGCGACACCGCCACGGACATGAAGACCGCGCGCGGCGCGGGAATGCTGCCCGTGGGCGCCCTGTGGGGCTTCCGCGACGAGGCCGAACTGCGTGAGAACGGGGCGCGGGACATCATTTCCCGGCCGGATGAATTGCCGAAGCTGCTGGCCGGGCTGATGGGACGCGGCAAAGGCTGAACCACATCCATGCGCCGGGCCGAGCACAACACTCCCCTGAACGTGCAGGGCGACGCCGAGCTGCTGAACGCAGTGAACGCGGGCGTGCTGCTGCTGTGCGCGCGCACCGGCGCGGTGCTTGAGGCCAACGAACGGGCGCGCGCCATGCTCTGCCCCGGGGGGGACCCGCCGAAGCTCGCCGCCCTGTTCCCAGGAGGCGGATTCCCGCTTGAGGATCTGCTGGAAGGCATAAGCGGCGTGGAAACCCGCGTGCGCGGGGCCCAGGGCCGCAGCGTGCCTGTGCTGCTGGCTTCGCGCCGGGTTGAAGGGGGCGCGGGCGGCCTGCTGCTGCTCACCCTGACCGACCTTTCGCTTTTGCGCCGCGCCGAGGCCCGCTACCAAAGCTTCTTCGAGAACGTCATCGAGGGCGTGTTCCAGTCCACCAAGAGCGGCCGCTACCTCATGGTGAATCCCGGCCTGGCCAATATCCTGGGCTTCGACTCGCCGGAGGAGCTCATCGCCCACTTCAAGGACCTGCGCAGCCAGCTCTACGTGGACCCGGCCGACCGCGACACCCTGTTCCGCGTGCTGGGCAAAGCCGGGCAGATCAAGGGCTTCGAGACCCGCTTCATCTGCAAGGACGGCTCCACGCGCTGGATCTCCCTCACCGCGCGCGAGGTGCGCGACCCCACCAGCGGCGAGTTGTTGTACATCGAAGGCCTGAACATCGACATAACCGCCCGCAAGGAGGCCGAGCGCGCCCTGAAGGAGAGCGAGGAAAAATTCCGCCACACCTTCGACCAATCGCCCATCGGGGCCAGCATGGTCAGCCTGGACAACACCTTCCTGCGCGCCAACGAGGCCTTTTGCCGCATCACCGGCTACACCGAGCCCGAACTCAAACGCATCACCTTCGACTCCATCACCCACCCGGACGAGCGAGGGGAAAGCCTGCGCCAATACGACCGCGTCAAGCGCGGCGAGATCGACTCCTGGGAGCAGGACAAACGCTACATCACCAAGGACGGGCGCGAGGTCTGGGTGCACCTTTCCGCCGGACTGGTGCGCGATTCGGCCGGAACGCCCCTGTACCTGCTGCCCATGGTGCAGGACATCAACCACCGCATGGAGACCGAGCGCGCCATGCAGGCCATCCACGCGGAAAAGGAGCGCCTGCGCGCCGGGCTGGAGGCCGTGTTCCGCTCCATTCCCGACGCCATCATCACCGTGGACACGGACATGCGCGTCATCCAGACCAACCGCGCCCTGTCCGAGGTCTGCTGCATCGGCTCGCGCCTGGAGAAGGCCACCGACCTGGCGGGCGTCAGCGGCTCGTGCAGCCGGGGCTGCTTCTCCATGCTCAAGACCACCCTCGAAACCCGCAAGCCCGTGTTCGAGCATCGCGTGGAGTGCCGCACCAAGACTCCGGGCAAGGTGGTGGTCATCAACAGCTCGCCCTTGATCGACCAGGACAACAACTTCGCCGGGGCCGTGCTGGTCATCCGCGACATCACCCGCCTGGCCGATTTGGAGAAGCGCCTCACCGACAGGCACTCCCACCGGGGCATTGTGGGCAAAAGCAAGGTGATGCAAGACATTTACGCCGTGCTGGACCAGCTTTCCGACGTGGAGTCCACGGTGCTCATCACCGGCGAATCCGGCACCGGCAAGGAGCTCATCGCCGAGGCGCTGCACTACGGCGGCTCGCGCTCCAAGGGCCCGCTCATCAAGGTCAACTGCTCCGCGCTTTCGGAAAGCCTGCTGGAAAGCGAGCTTTTCGGCCACATGCGCGGGGCGTTCACCGGCGCCATCCGCGACAAGATCGGCCGCTTCGAGGCCGCCGAGGGCGGCACCATCTTCCTGGACGAAATCGGCGACATCTCCCCGCGCATCCAGCTGAACCTGCTGCGCGTGCTGGAACGCAAGGAATTCGAGCGGGTGGGCGACTCGCGCACGAAAAAGGCCAACGTGCGCGTGCTGGCCGCGACCAACGTGGACCTCATGGACAAGATACGGCAGGGGCTCTTCCGCGAGGACCTCTACTACCGCCTCAAGGTCATGGTCATCCAGCTGCCCCCCCTGCGCGAGCGCACCGAGGACATCCCGCTCTTGATGGGGCACTTCATCAGCCAGTTCCAGACCAGCTTCGGCAAGCGCATCACCAAATGTTCGGACGACGTGATGCGCCTGTTCATGACCTACCCCTGGCCGGGCAATGTGCGCGAGCTCAAGTACTCCCTGGAGCACGCCTGCATCCTCTGCCCTGGCGGCGAAATCGGCCGGGCGCACCTGCCTGCCGACCTGCTGCGCTTCGAGCAGGGCCTGCCAGGACTTGGCGTTCCGGGCCTGCGTGCGCCAAGCCGCGCCGCCACACCAGCCGCCGCCCTGGACCGCCCTCGCGGACACGCGGGCCTGACGCGCGAGGATGTGCTGAGCGCCCTGGCCCACGCGGGCGGCAACCGGGCCAAGGCCGCGCGTCTGCTGGGCGTGGACCGCCGCACCCTGTACCGCAACATGGCCAAGCACCAGGTATCCTGAGCCCTCCCGGCGGTGCGGGACAAAACATGTGGCGCCACACATATGAGGCGCCACACATGTGGCACACGCCACACTTCCTTCCTTGGGCAAGGAAACGGGGCCAGCCGCGTCATTTTCGTGCATCTACAAGGAATACCGAACAAAAATATGGCCGCAAACCTTGCGCCGCTTCCCCCTCCCCCATGGCACGGCTATTGCTCAAAGCGCCAACGGCCCGCGCCGCTGGCCCGAAGCCCTGGGGAGGGCACGGGAACACGACACGGAGCCGATGAGGGGAGCGGCCGCCTTGCGGCCGAAACATCGCGCCACACGCGGGAGGGGGGCTCCCGGCGCAAACCACTGAGCCGCACAGCGGCCCAAGGAGCAGGGGCATGGCAGAAGCTGGAGCACGGAAACCGATCTACAAATCACTCTATTTCCAGGTCATCATGGGCATCTGCATCGGCATCGCCCTGGGCGTTGTCTTCCCCGGCAAGGAGGGGCTGGCCGCGCAGATGAAGCCCTTCGGCGACGCCTTCATCAAGATGATCAAGATGATCATCGCGCCCATCATCTTCTGCACCGTGGTGGTGGGCATCGCCAAGATGGGCGACATGGGCAAGGTGGGCCGCGTGGGCATCAAGGCCATGCTCTACTTCTGGACCATGACCCTGATGGCGCTGATCATCGGCTTGGTGGTGGTGAACACCTACAAGCCCGGCGTGGGCATGAACCTCGACGTCTCCACCCTGGACATGAGCGCGGTGGAGAAATACGCGGGCAGCGCGCAAAAGCTCTCCACGGTCGACTTCATCATGCACATCATCCCCAGCAACGTGGTGGACGCCTTCGCCAAGGGCGAGATCCTGCAGGTGCTGTTCTTCTCCATCTTCTTCGGCCTGGCCCTTTCCAGCCTGGGCGAAAAGGCCAAGACCGTCACCAGGTTCATCGATGAATTCAGCAAGGGCCTGTTCAAGGTCGTGCACTACATCATGTTCTTCGCGCCCATGGGCGCGTTCGGCGCCATAGCCTACGTGGTGGGCGCGCACGGCGTGGGCAGCCTCCAGCAGCTCATGTACCTCATGGCCGGGGTGTACACCACCTGCATCGTGTTCATCTTCGGCGTGCTGTGGACCGTGTGCCGTTTAACCGGCTTCAGCCTGTGGCAGTACCTCAAGTTTATCAAGGAGGAGATCCTTCTTGTGCTCGGCACCAGCTCCTCGGAATCCGCCCTGCCGCGCATGATGGCCAAGATGGAGGTGGCGGGCTGCAACCGCTCCGTGGTGGGCCTCACCCTGCCCATGGGCTACTCCTTCAACCTCGACGGCACCTGCATTTACCTGACCATGGCCGCGGTGTTCCTGGCCCAGGCCACCAACACCCCGCTTTCCCTCAACGACGAGCTCTACATGCTGGGCATTCTGCTTTTGACCAGCAAGGGCGCGGCCGCGGTCACCGGCGGCGGCTTCATCACCCTGGCCGCCACCCTGGGCAGCCTGCACACCATCCCAGTGGCTTCCATAGCCGTGCTTCTTGGCGTAGACCGCTTCATGAGCGAGGCGCGCGCCATCACCAACCTCATCGGCAACGGCATCGCCACCATCGTGGTGGCCAAGTGGGAAGGCGCCCTCGACGCCGACGCCCTCAAGCGCGCGCTCTCCGGCGCGGGCGAGACGGACTCGCCCGAGGAAGTGCTGGACGGGGCCATGCAGCCCGTGACCGTGCGCGTGGACGAGTAGCAAGCATAACCGTTTCGAAGTTCCTGGAGGATCCATGTCCCAACCCATGACGGCCAACCACCCCACCCTGGCCATAAAGCGGCTGGACGGGCTGCTCGACTGGGCGCAAATGCTCACGGGCGTCGGCCTCATCGCCTTCATGTGGGCGCACATGCTGCTTGTGGGCAGCGTGCTTGCAAGCCCCGCCATCATGAACGCCATCGCCGCCTTTTTTGAGGAAAGCGGCATGGCGCAGGTGGGCGGCCCGCTCATCTTCGCCCTGTTCCTGGCGCACTTCGTGCTCGCCGCGCGCAAAATCCCCTTCCGCCTGGAAGGGCAGAAGACCATCTGGGAGCACGCCAGGCTCATCCACCACGCCGACACCTGGCTTTGGGTCGTGCAGGCGGCCAGCGCCATGGTCATCCTGATCATGGGCGCCATCCACATGTGGGCCGTGCTCTCGGAGCTGCCCATCCACGCCCTCAAGTGCGCAGAAACCCTGCAAAAGAACAAGTGGTGGCTGGCCTTCTACCTGCTGCTGGCCCCGCTGGTGCATGTGCATCTGGGCATCGGGCTGTACCGCATCGCCGTGAAATGGGGCTTTGCCAAACGCGCGGACCGCAAGGGCCTCAAGCGCTTCGTATACGCCCTCATCCTGGTCTCCGTCGGCATCAGCGTGCTGACGCTGTTCCGGTTCTGGTTCATGGAAGCCTAGGGAGACGAAAGGGAATGCAGACCATCTACACAGACGTGCTGGTCATGGGGGCCGGGCTGGCCGGGGAACGCGCGGCCATCGAAGCCGCCCAGGCGGGATTCTCCGCCATCTGCCTGAGCCTGGTGCCCTCGCGGCGCTCGCACTCCTCCGCGGCCATGGGCGGTATGCAGGCCGCCATGGGCAACTGCGCCAAGGGCGAGGGCGACTGCCCGGACGTGCACTTCGCCGACACGGTCAAGGGCTCCGACTGGGGCTGCGACCAGGAGGTGGCGCGGCTCTTCGCCGACCGCGCGCCCATCGAGATGCGCCAGTTGGCCTTCTGGGGCGTGCCCTGGAACCGCGTGGTGCCCGGCAAGAGCATGTATTACAAGGGCGGCAAGCAATTCGAAAAGGAAGAAAAGGAAGAAAACCGCGGGCTCATCACCTCCCGCGACTTCGGCGGCACGGCCAAGTGGCGCACCTGCTACGTTTCCGACGGCACGGGCCACAGCGTGCTCTTCACCGTGGACAACGTGTGCGCCAAGCTGGGCGTGGAGGTCCACGACAAGACCGAGGCCATCGCGCTGATCCAGGACGGCCACACCTGCTTCGGCTGCGTGGCGCGCTGCCTGCGCACGGGCGAGCTGCTGGTGTACCTGGCCAAGGCCACGGTCATCGCCACCGGCGGCTTCGGCCGCCTGTACCCCGGCACCACCAACGCCGTCATCTGCGACGGCGGCGGGCACATCGCGGCCCTCAACACCGGCGTGGTGCCCATGGGCAACATGGAGGCCGTGCAGTTCCACCCCACGGGCATCGTGCCCACCGAAATCCTCGTCACCGAGGGCTGCCGCGGCGACGGCGGCACGCTCCTGGACGTGAACGAGGAGCGCTTCATGCACGTGTACGAGCCCGAAAAGCAGGAGCTGGCCTCCCGCGACGTGGTGGCGCGCTGGATGACCCACCACATCCGCCAGGGCAAGGGCGTCAAAAGCCCCTACGGCGACCACCTCTGGCTCGACATCCGCCACCTGGGCGAAAAGCACATCACCGGCAAGCTCAGGGAGGTGTACGAAATCTGCACCAGCTTCCTGGGCGTGAACCCCATCCACCAGCTCATTCCCGTGCGGCCCACCCAGCACTACAGCATGGGCGGCGTGCGCACCAACAAGGACGGCCACGCCTACGGGCTTTCGGGCCTGTTCAGCGTGGGCGAGGCCTCCTGCTGGGACATGCACGGCTTCAACCGCCTGGGCGGCAACTCCCTGGCCGAAACCGTGGTGGCCGGCGGCATTGTGGGCAAGAAGATCGCCGAGTTCCTGCAAGGGGCCGAGGTCACCTTCAACTCCAGCGTCATCGACGACGAGGTCAAGCGCCAGCGCGACCGCATAGAGAGCCTGGTGCGCTGCAAGGCCGGAACGGAATACGTGTACAAGGTGCGCCGCGCCATGCAGGACGCCCTGCACAAGGGCGCCAACATCTTCCGCACGGAGCAGGGTCTTTCCCAGTGCGTGGGCGAACTGCAGGAAATACTGGCCCGCGCCCGCAAGGTGGGCCTCAAGAGCAACGGCCTGGGGGTCAACCCGGAACTCTCCGCCGCCCTCAAGATCGAGGGCCAGGTCAAAATGGCGCTGATGCTGGCCTTTGGCGCGCTGAAGCGCACCGAAAGCCGCGGCAGCCACAACCGCGAGGACTACCCCGCGCGCAACGACCGCGACTGGCTGAGCCGCACGCTGGCCTACTGGAAGAGCGAGAAGGACGACATGCCCACGCTCGACTACGAACCGGCCACCCCGGTCTTCCACATCCCGCCGGGAGACCGCGGCTACGGCAAAAGCCAGATCATCACCGCCGACACTCCGGCCGAGACCAAGGGGTAGCACGACATGGCCAGATCGCTCAAATTCAACATCTTCCGGTACAATCCGCAGGACACGGAATCCACCCCGCACATGGAGTCCTTCACCCTTGGCGAGAGCGACTCCATGACCCTGTTCATCGCGCTGAACCGCATCCGCGAGGAGCAGGACCCGAGCCTCCAGTTCGACTTCTGCTGCCGCGCGGGCATTTGCGGTTCCTGCGGCATGGTCATAAACGGCCGGCCGGGCCTGGCCTGCCACACCAAGACCCGCGACCTGCCGGACGAGATCACCCTGCTGCCCCTGCCCGTGTTCCAGCTGGTGGGCGACTTGAGCGTGGACACCGGAAGCTGGTTCCGCGAGATGTACGACACCGTGGAGTCCTGGATCCACACCAAGAAGACCTTCGACCCGGCAGCGCCGGAAGAGCGCATGGACAACGACACGGCCGAGGCCATCTACGAACTGGACCGCTGCGTCGAGTGCGGCTGCTGCATCGCGGCCTGCGGCACGGCCCGGATGCGCCCGGACTTCCTGGGCGCGGCTGGCCTGAACCGCGTGGGCCGCTTCCTCATAGACCCGCGTGACGAGCGCAGCGAACAGGACTACTACGAGATACTGGGCAACGACATGGGCATCTTCGGCTGCATGGGGCTGCTCGCCTGCGAGGACGTGTGCCCCAAGCACCTGCCCCTGCAGGACCAGCTCGGCTTTCTGCGCCGCAAGATGGGCATCACCGCCCTCAAGAACTTCTTCGGCAAGAAGTAGCAAGGAGCCGCAATGCGAGAGATCAATCCAGCGGAGGTCTCGGCCGCGGTGGCGCGCATGTGCATGAGCGCCAACACCAAACTGCCGGACGACGTGCGCCGCGCCTTTGAACAGGGCCTTACGGCCGAGACCAGCGAGGCCGGGCGCGAGATCTTCCGCCAGCTTCTGGAAAACGCGGACCTGGCCCTGGAGACCAAGCTGCCGCTGTGCCAGGACTGCGGCCTGGCCGTCTTCTACGTGGAGCTGGGCGAGGACGCGCGCGTGCCCGGCGGCGTGAACAACGCCATCACCGAGGGCATGGTGGCCGGATACCGCGACGGCTTCCTGCGCAAGAGCAGCTGCGACCCGCTCACCCGCAAGAACACCGGCGACAACACCCCGGCCATCATCCACATCGACCTGGTGCCCGGCGACCGCCTCAAGATCAGCTACATGGCCAAGGGCGGCGGCAGCGAGAACATGAGCCGCGTGACCATGCTGGCCCCCAGCCAGGGCTGGGAGGGCATCAAGCGCTTCGTAGTGGAGCGCGTGGCCGAGGCCGGGCCCAACCCCTGCCCGCCGGTAATCCTGGGCGTGGGCATCGGCGGCACCTTCGAAATGGCCCCGAAAATCGCCAAGAAGGCGCTGTTGCGCAAGCTCGACGACACCCACCCCGACCCCAAGATCGCGGCCATGGAGGCCGAGCTGCTTGCGGCCGTGAACCGGCTGGGCATCGGGCCCATGGGCCTGGGCGGCGACCATACCTGCCTGGGCGTCAAAATAGCCGTGGCCCCCTGCCACATCGCCAGCCTGCCGCTGGCCGTCAACGTGCAGTGCCACAGCTCCCGGCACGAGGAGGTGGAATTCTAGATGCCCACGCACACGCTCTCCACCCCGCTCACGGACGCGGACATCGAAACACTGCGCGCGGGCGACGTGGTGCTGCTCTCCGGCACCATCTATTCCGGCCGCGACGCCGCGCACAAGAAATTGATGGACCTGCTGGACCGGGGCGAGCCCCTGCCCTTTGACCTGAACGGGGCGGCCATCTACTACGTCGGCCCCTCTCCTGCGCCCCCGGGCAGGCCCATCGGCGCCGCCGGGCCGACCACCAGCTACCGCATGGACGCCTACGCCCCCCGGCTCATCTCCCTGGGTCTCAAGGCCAGCATCGGCAAAGGCAAGCGCTCGGACGCGGTGAAGCAGGCCATGCGCGAGCACAAGGCCGTGTACCTGGGCGCCACGGGCGGCGCCGGGGCCCTGCTGTCCAAGTGCATCACCAAAAGCACGGTCATCGCCTTCGATGAGCTCGGCCCGGAGGCCGTGCGCGAGATGGTGGTGGAGAACTTCCCCCTGCTCGTCATCAACGACGCCTTTGGCGGCGAGCTGTACGCCAGGCCGAAGCTGGACGAATAGGCCATTTCCGGGGGGGGCCGACTCGTGGCGCTACCGCAGTCGGCCAACCTGCCTCCCCCGGCCGCCGCGCCCGGCCGGCCTCCCGCTGCCCCCGGATCAGCGGGAACAGCCCGGCCCCGCGCGGGCGGACCAGACACGCAGGACGCACCAGGGCGCTGGAGGATGCAAGTCCGCCAGCGCCCTTGCTCTTTCAAGGTCCGTCTGCTAGCTTTACCAGAAACCTGATTGGGCCGCGCCCCTGCCGGGGCTGACCCGGCGGGCCACTTCGCCCCCCCTTGCCGGCACAGCCCGGAGGAGCCGTTCATGTCCCTTCACGCCCAAGGCCAGCCCACCACCCCCCTCGACCTGGAGGCCCGGCGCGACCTCGCCTTCATGGAGGCCGTGGCGCGCGAAAGCGGACAGGATCTCAAAAGCTGCTACCAGTGCGGCAACTGCACCGCGGGCTGCGCCTACAGCCATGACTTCGACATCCCCGTGCACAAGGTGATGCGGCTGGTGCAGCTGGGCCAGCGCGAGGAGGCCCTCTCCTGCCGCTCCATATGGCTGTGCGCCACCTGCCAGGCCTGCACCACCCGCTGCCCCAACAACATCGACGTGGCGCGGGTGATGGACGTGCTGCGGCACATGGCGCGGCGCGCAGGCCACGCCCCGGAACGCCTGGTCAAGACCTTCGCCGACGGCTTTCTTGCCAGCGTGGCCCGGCACGGCCGCGTGTTCGAGGTGGGTCTGGCCGCCGTGTTCGCCCTCAAAAGCGGCAAGCCCCTGCAGGACGCCTGCCTGGGTCCGGCCATGCTCTCGCGCGGCAAGCTCTCGCTTCTGCCCCACGAACCCAGCGCCCAGGCCAAGGCCGAGGTAGCGGGCATCTTCGAGCGTTTCGCCAGGCAAAAGGCGCGCGCGCACGGCGCAACGAGCGCCCCTGACACGGGGGACGGACAATGAGCGCGCGCCTGGGCTATTACCCCGGCTGCTCGCAAAGCGGCACCGCGGCGGAAAACGACATTTCCAGCCGCGCCTGCCTGGCCGCCCTGGGCATCGGCATGTCCGACGTGCCGGACTGGACCTGCTGCGGCAGCACGCCCGCGCACACCGTGGACCATCATCTTGCCGGGGCCCTGGCCGCGCGCAACCTCCTGCAGGCCGAGGCCGCCGGGTTCGGCTGCATCGCCACCCCGTGCCCCAGCTGCCTGGCCGCCCTCAAGACGGCCGACGCGCACCTGGCCGAGCCCGCGTACAAAGCCGCCGTGGAACGCCTGCTGGGCCGCGCCGCGCCCGGCCCCATGGAGTCCAAAAGCGTGCTCCAGGTGCTCATGGAGCAGGCCGGGCCGCAGGGCGTCAAGGCCCGCGTCACGCGGCCGCTCACCGGGCTCAAGGTGGCCTGCTACTACGGCTGCCTCCTGAACAGGCCGCCGGGGCTCATGGCCTTCGACGACCCCGAAAACCCCACGGCCATGGACGAGCTCATGGCCGCCTGCGGGGCCACCGTGGTGGACTATCCCTTCAAGACCGAATGCTGCGGCGCGGCCTTCGCCATGCCCCGGCTCGACGTGATGCGGCGGCTCACGGCGCGGCTGCTGGACATGGCGGCGGAGTGCGGCGCGGACGCAATCGCCGTGGCCTGCCCCCTGTGCCAGATGAACCTGGACCTGCGGCGCGGCCAAGCTAACACGGCGGCGCGCGCGCCCCACGCCATGCCCGTGCCCTACTTCACCCAGCTCATGGGCCTGGCCCTGGGCCTGCCCGAGGCCGACCTGGCCCTCTCCAAGCTGGTGCTGCCGCTCGCCCCGGCCCTGGATGCCGCCACCGCCCGCCAGGCCGAGGCCGCCAAAAACGGCAAGGAGGACGCCCCATGCGCATAGGCGTCATGATCTGCCACTGCGGCAACAACATCGCCGCCACCGTGGACTGCGAGGCCGTGGCCCAGGCAGCGCGCGAATTCCCGGACGTTGTTTTCGCCACGGACCACATGTACGCTTGTTCCGACCCCGGCCAAAAGAGCATCGAGCAGGCCATCGTGGACCTCAAGCTCGACGGCGTGGTGGTGGCCTCCTGCTCGCCCAGGATGCACGAGCAGACCTTCCGCCGCGCGGTGGAGCGCGCGGGCCTGAACCGCTACATGTTCGAAATGGCCAACATCCGCGAGCATGTGGCCTGGGTTTCGCTGGACCGCAAGCGCAACACGCAAAAGGCCATCGACCTGGTGCGCATGGCCGTGGAAAAGCTGCGCGTGGACCGGCCGCTCACCCCCAAGAGCTTCGAGGTGCAAAAGCGCGTGCTCATCGTGGGCGGCGGCGTGGCCGGCATCCAGGCCGCGCTGGACTGCGCCGAGGGCGGGCTTGAGGTGGTGCTGGTGGAGAAGAAAAGCTCCATCGGCGGCATCATGAGCAAGCTGGACAAGACCTTCCCCACCATCGACTGCTCCGTGTGCGTGCTGGGCCCCAAGATGGTGGACTGCGGGCAGCATCCGCGCATCACCCTGCACGCCCTTTCCGAGGTGGACGAGGTCTCCGGCTACGTGGGCAACTTCGAGGTCAAGATCAGAAAGCGCGCCACCTATGTGGACTGGACGAAATGCACCGGCTGCGGGGCCTGCCAGGAAAAATGCCCCAGCAAGAAGGTGCCCGACGCCTTCAACGAAAACGTCAGCTGCACCACGGCCATAGGCATCCCCTTTCCCCAGGCCATTCCCAAGCGCGCGACCATAAACGCCGCCCACTGCATCCGCCTCACCAAGGGCAAGTGCGGCAACTGCGAACGGGTGTGCCCCACCGGGGCCATCGATTTCGACATGCAGGACGAGGTGGTGACCGAAAAGGTGGGCGCCATCATCGCGGCCACGGGCATCGGGCTTTTCGACCACACGAAGCTCGGCGAATACGGCGCGGGCAGGTACCCGGACGTGGTCACCTCCCTGGCCTACGAGCGGATGCTCTCGGCCTCCGGCCCCACGGCCGGGCACATCAAGCGCCCAAGCGACGGCAAAGAGCCCAAGACCGTGGCCTTCATCTCCTGCGTGGGCAGCCGCGACCGCAGCGTGGACCGGCCGTACTGCTCGAACTTCTGCTGCATGTACACGGCCAAGCAGGCCATCCTCACCCGCGACCACATCCCCGATTCGCGCGCGTACGTGTTCTACATGGACATCCGCGCGGGCGGCAAGGGCTACGAGGAGTTTGTGCGCCGCGCCCAGGAGGAATACGGCGTGGAGTACGTGCGCGGCCGCGTGGCCCACATCCACCCGGTGCAGGGGCCGGAGGGCGGGCAGCTTTTGGTGCGCGCCGCGGACACGCTTCTTGGCCGACAAGTGGAGCTGGCCGCGGATCTGGTGGTGCTTGCGGTCGGGGCCGAGGCCTCGCCCGGCGCCCCGGACCTGGCCGAAAAGCTGCGCATCTCCTACGATCACTATGGCTTCTTTCTGGAAAGCCACCCCAAGCTCCGCCCGGTGGAGACCAACACCGTGGGCGTGTACCTGGCCGGAGCCTGCCAGGGGCCCAAGGACATTCCGGCCAGCGTGGCCCAGGCCAGCGCGGCTGCGGGCAAGGTGCTGGCCCTGCTCTCCAAGGACACGCTCGAAAGCGACCCGCAGATCGCCCAGGTGCGCGCCACGCGCTGCATCGGCTGCGGCAAGTGCGAGCGCACCTGCCCCTTCGGCGCCATCCGGATGCGCGAATTGCGCGACGGCAGCAAACGCGCCGAGGTGGTGGAGACCGTGTGCCAGGGCTGCGGCATCTGCTCCGTCACCTGCCCCGTGCGGGCCATACAGCTCGCCCACTTCACCGACTCGCAACTGCTCGCGGAGGTCAACGCCCTATGCAGGACATGGGACGAGACTACAGAATCATAGGCTTTTTGTGCAACTGGTGCTCGTACGGCGGGGCCGATGCGG from the Humidesulfovibrio mexicanus genome contains:
- a CDS encoding CoB--CoM heterodisulfide reductase iron-sulfur subunit A family protein gives rise to the protein MRIGVMICHCGNNIAATVDCEAVAQAAREFPDVVFATDHMYACSDPGQKSIEQAIVDLKLDGVVVASCSPRMHEQTFRRAVERAGLNRYMFEMANIREHVAWVSLDRKRNTQKAIDLVRMAVEKLRVDRPLTPKSFEVQKRVLIVGGGVAGIQAALDCAEGGLEVVLVEKKSSIGGIMSKLDKTFPTIDCSVCVLGPKMVDCGQHPRITLHALSEVDEVSGYVGNFEVKIRKRATYVDWTKCTGCGACQEKCPSKKVPDAFNENVSCTTAIGIPFPQAIPKRATINAAHCIRLTKGKCGNCERVCPTGAIDFDMQDEVVTEKVGAIIAATGIGLFDHTKLGEYGAGRYPDVVTSLAYERMLSASGPTAGHIKRPSDGKEPKTVAFISCVGSRDRSVDRPYCSNFCCMYTAKQAILTRDHIPDSRAYVFYMDIRAGGKGYEEFVRRAQEEYGVEYVRGRVAHIHPVQGPEGGQLLVRAADTLLGRQVELAADLVVLAVGAEASPGAPDLAEKLRISYDHYGFFLESHPKLRPVETNTVGVYLAGACQGPKDIPASVAQASAAAGKVLALLSKDTLESDPQIAQVRATRCIGCGKCERTCPFGAIRMRELRDGSKRAEVVETVCQGCGICSVTCPVRAIQLAHFTDSQLLAEVNALCRTWDETTES
- a CDS encoding CoB--CoM heterodisulfide reductase iron-sulfur subunit B family protein, yielding MSARLGYYPGCSQSGTAAENDISSRACLAALGIGMSDVPDWTCCGSTPAHTVDHHLAGALAARNLLQAEAAGFGCIATPCPSCLAALKTADAHLAEPAYKAAVERLLGRAAPGPMESKSVLQVLMEQAGPQGVKARVTRPLTGLKVACYYGCLLNRPPGLMAFDDPENPTAMDELMAACGATVVDYPFKTECCGAAFAMPRLDVMRRLTARLLDMAAECGADAIAVACPLCQMNLDLRRGQANTAARAPHAMPVPYFTQLMGLALGLPEADLALSKLVLPLAPALDAATARQAEAAKNGKEDAPCA
- a CDS encoding Fe-S-containing hydro-lyase — protein: MPTHTLSTPLTDADIETLRAGDVVLLSGTIYSGRDAAHKKLMDLLDRGEPLPFDLNGAAIYYVGPSPAPPGRPIGAAGPTTSYRMDAYAPRLISLGLKASIGKGKRSDAVKQAMREHKAVYLGATGGAGALLSKCITKSTVIAFDELGPEAVREMVVENFPLLVINDAFGGELYARPKLDE
- a CDS encoding fumarate reductase iron-sulfur subunit, which codes for MARSLKFNIFRYNPQDTESTPHMESFTLGESDSMTLFIALNRIREEQDPSLQFDFCCRAGICGSCGMVINGRPGLACHTKTRDLPDEITLLPLPVFQLVGDLSVDTGSWFREMYDTVESWIHTKKTFDPAAPEERMDNDTAEAIYELDRCVECGCCIAACGTARMRPDFLGAAGLNRVGRFLIDPRDERSEQDYYEILGNDMGIFGCMGLLACEDVCPKHLPLQDQLGFLRRKMGITALKNFFGKK
- a CDS encoding 4Fe-4S dicluster domain-containing protein, whose product is MSLHAQGQPTTPLDLEARRDLAFMEAVARESGQDLKSCYQCGNCTAGCAYSHDFDIPVHKVMRLVQLGQREEALSCRSIWLCATCQACTTRCPNNIDVARVMDVLRHMARRAGHAPERLVKTFADGFLASVARHGRVFEVGLAAVFALKSGKPLQDACLGPAMLSRGKLSLLPHEPSAQAKAEVAGIFERFARQKARAHGATSAPDTGDGQ
- a CDS encoding fumarate hydratase, with amino-acid sequence MREINPAEVSAAVARMCMSANTKLPDDVRRAFEQGLTAETSEAGREIFRQLLENADLALETKLPLCQDCGLAVFYVELGEDARVPGGVNNAITEGMVAGYRDGFLRKSSCDPLTRKNTGDNTPAIIHIDLVPGDRLKISYMAKGGGSENMSRVTMLAPSQGWEGIKRFVVERVAEAGPNPCPPVILGVGIGGTFEMAPKIAKKALLRKLDDTHPDPKIAAMEAELLAAVNRLGIGPMGLGGDHTCLGVKIAVAPCHIASLPLAVNVQCHSSRHEEVEF